A window of Aliarcobacter trophiarum LMG 25534 contains these coding sequences:
- the serS gene encoding serine--tRNA ligase, whose product MIDIKLLQNDFEKISQALQKKGVSNELLNSLKDLALKTKQKRQEMEEITASQNVLSKEFGKYKKENLDISELQAKINALKIKKQDMEEEVRNLENDLSSIILGVPNTPDNSVPLGADESENVVLELVGVKPEFSFIPKEHWDLECDWLDFERGVKLAKSRFTALKGEGARLERALINYMLDFNRERGFNEWYVPFMANSNTLLGTGQLPKFADDLFKIEGEDLYLIPTAEVTLTNLYNDEILDKSELPILLTSYTPCFRKEAGSAGRDTRGLMRQHQFDKVEMVAITSQESSDEVFSKMVQTASDLLTSLGLCHQKVQLCSGDLGFSAAVTIDLEVWLPGQNRFREISSISNTRDFQARRAKIRYKDEKKNIFAHTLNGSSLAVGRTLLAIMENYQNEDGSVRIPEVLKPYIK is encoded by the coding sequence ATGATAGATATAAAACTACTACAAAATGATTTTGAAAAGATTAGTCAAGCTTTACAAAAAAAAGGTGTAAGTAATGAACTTTTAAATAGTTTAAAAGATTTAGCTCTAAAGACAAAGCAAAAAAGACAAGAGATGGAAGAGATAACAGCTTCTCAAAATGTTCTATCAAAAGAGTTTGGAAAATATAAAAAAGAGAATCTTGATATTAGTGAACTTCAAGCAAAAATTAATGCTTTAAAAATTAAAAAACAAGATATGGAAGAAGAAGTTAGGAATTTAGAAAATGATTTAAGCTCTATTATTTTAGGAGTACCAAATACTCCTGATAATAGTGTTCCACTTGGAGCTGATGAGAGTGAAAATGTGGTTTTAGAACTTGTTGGAGTTAAGCCAGAATTTTCTTTTATCCCTAAAGAGCATTGGGATTTAGAGTGCGATTGGCTAGATTTTGAAAGAGGTGTAAAACTAGCAAAATCAAGATTTACAGCACTTAAAGGAGAAGGCGCAAGACTTGAAAGAGCTTTAATTAATTATATGCTTGATTTTAATAGAGAGAGAGGATTTAATGAGTGGTATGTTCCATTTATGGCAAACTCAAATACTCTTTTAGGAACAGGGCAACTTCCTAAGTTTGCTGATGATCTGTTTAAAATAGAGGGTGAGGATTTATACTTAATCCCAACAGCTGAAGTTACTTTGACAAATCTATACAATGATGAGATTTTAGACAAAAGTGAATTGCCTATTTTACTTACATCTTATACTCCTTGCTTTAGAAAAGAAGCAGGAAGTGCAGGACGTGATACAAGAGGACTTATGAGACAACATCAGTTTGATAAGGTTGAAATGGTAGCGATTACATCTCAGGAAAGTTCAGATGAGGTTTTTTCTAAAATGGTTCAAACTGCGAGTGATTTACTAACTAGTCTTGGTCTTTGTCATCAAAAAGTGCAGCTTTGTAGTGGAGATTTAGGATTTAGTGCAGCAGTTACAATTGATTTGGAAGTTTGGTTACCTGGACAAAATAGATTTAGAGAGATTTCAAGTATCTCAAATACTAGAGATTTTCAAGCAAGAAGAGCAAAAATTAGGTATAAAGATGAAAAGAAAAATATCTTTGCTCATACTTTAAATGGTTCTAGTTTAGCTGTTGGAAGAACACTTTTAGCAATTATGGAAAATTATCAAAATGAAGATGGAAGTGTAAGAATTCCAGAAGTCTTGAAACCATATATTAAATAA